A stretch of DNA from Hypomesus transpacificus isolate Combined female unplaced genomic scaffold, fHypTra1 scaffold_204, whole genome shotgun sequence:
CACCCCCATCCTAAGTAATATGATGTTACAGAGTTGTCACAGGACATTAATAATTTAACAGCAAGAGATGAACAGACAACAAGCTTCACTTTTTTTTCATAGAGTCCGGAATGTTCTGAACTGACCCAAATAGTTAAAATGTATATAAGTGGGAGACAACAAACCTGTACTGAGATTTAAGGAACATACCATTATAATGATTTAAGCTTAaacagactgtacacacacacaaataatttacatacattttttattcccGAACATGAAAATGTGATGGTGAAACACAGACAAAAGGACACAAGAAGTAAGGGAACTACATTTGACTGGCAGTGGCTCAGCATCAAAGGGTTTTTCTCATTATTACACATAATCTTCACAGTATTTGACTTTTGAGGAAAATTGCATGACAAATACAGTTTGACACAGACTTACAAACAGAAAGGTACACAGATAGACAAGCAGTGCACGGCATACAGGCATTTAATATCTCATTTCATACAAAAGAACCAAATGGGTGCATctacaaatataaatgaaaGTAGCCTCTAGCATGAActgtttaattaaatgtttaaaGTGGGGAACTACAGCCAAACCCCTCTGGCTCAGTGATAATGGTAACAGTCATTTATAGTGATCAAAACCCCCAAAAGTATATGGTGCAACATAATAGCATGCAGTGTTGTGCAGCATAAAAACATTCAACCTCTACAGCAAATAGTTAGCCCCTAGAGACGGGAGACAAAAGGATTTGAACAAATTCTTGTTTACAAAGCAGCATCTTTAGGGAGAGTTTGAGGTTTGAGCAGAAGAACACGAGGTACTCTAGTCATTAGGACCATCATAGGACGTTTGCCTCCAGCTACACAAAGGAAACACTAGTTGGAAGGTTCAGACTACAAACAGGCTGTCATTTATCAAATGTCTTGATCTAGCTTCATCTGTCATGTAGGCACAATAACACAGCCACAGACTAACTGCCTCTACACAGCAGCGCAACCCAACCTCAACCCCAAACTACTGCACATCTCTTCTACTTCCCTCTCCCTGGACAACCACTACATGAAACCATGGTAGATGTCAAAAGAACAAATACAGGTACAATGCTTCAGGTCTTGAAGTCtagtcagctgttggccacctgCCATGTCATAATCTCAGCAATGTTTTGCTACTTTCAAAGTGTCAAATGCAGTTAAATAAACGTAAAGTACCCTATAACTCAGTGGTTAAATATTATTGTCATTTTAAATTAATGAATACATCAACCAGTAGCACCTTCAAACGGAAGCAAATAGAAATCTAGAAAATGTTATATAAATAATCATTGTACACtgcaaaatagaaaacataATTCCTTTGAATAGTGTGGACCTAAGTATGTTATTTTCTCACCTTCCTCTTCCATTTAAATATGTCTTGCTTAGCATAGTTTAGCTTTCTCCATGTTATTTTAGTATAGAAACAACCAATAACAAAACTTGAATATATCATGAGAGTTCATCCAAATAGGTTGGACAGAGGTCTGGGTTtgagggggctggtgggggaaTTGTCCCCCCCATTAACTTCCCCTGCCTCCCTAAAGGAAGTACTGTGGATGATCTGGGTCCGGGAACGTCCACGGTGCAGCCGAGCATTGATCCTGCTAAGAGAAGACTTCCTGTGCATGCCCTTGCTCTTCCCCGTCCCACTCCCTTCTCCTGTCCCTTCGGTGGGCATGTTCAGAAGCCTCAGAGGGTTCAGGTTGGACTGAAGGACTCTTGGGAATCGCCATCGACCCGTTCCACTGTCTGTGTTTTCTGGGTCCGAGTACCCTCCAGGGGACACCGCGCTCCCTTCCGGTAGGTCCGCAGCCACAGCAGAGGGCAGGTACTGGCTGGCCTTCCTCCCGCTGTAATCCCTGGCTTCGGTGTCTGCCTCCCAGTCTGACATCAGAATACGCACCACCTGTCAATCacaacagacagaaacactAAAGCACGTAGTCCTAacctggatgagaggaggagaggaacattcGAGATGGGGCAGGGTTGACAGTAGGTAGAAAGCAGGCCGGGAATCAGGTGGCAGACGCCGAACAAAGAAGAGGCACAACATCAATCAAGGCATGAGTCTCGACGGAAAACAGAGGTCAGGGCATGGCGGTTATATCAGCCTACCTGTGTGTGCCCATGCATGGCTGCCAGGTGAAGGGGTGTGTAGCCCGCGCTTGAGCGAGCGTTCACGCCCGCCGGTACCGAGTTTTCCTTGGCAAACGCCAGCAGCTGAGCCAGCAGCTCTTGTTTGCCTTGCTTGGCTGCCCAGTGCAGACAGGTAAAGCCTGTCACAAAGTCTCTCTTGGAGATGAGGCTGGGCTCCAGGGACAGCAGAGGCTGCAGGCTGTCCCACAGGCCGTCTGAGGAGCACAGCATCCACTCATGCTCCAGAGGGTCCAGGGCCACTGAGGCGCAGTCTGCGTCGTCAGccgaggagaggagcgaggtgGAGTCGCCGTCACTTCTCACCGAGTCCCTGAGCCGCGAGCCGCGGTGAATTAGAGACCGGCGCACCTGGGGAAACACAGAGAACCCATGAGGGTGAAACAAGCTGTGTGCTCGGAGAAGAGCAGCCCAGCTTTGATCTATCGTGTATATTCGACCTACAACAGGTCAGGTCTGTGA
This window harbors:
- the sowahca gene encoding ankyrin repeat domain-containing protein SOWAHC, producing the protein MLWCRQVSRVMMATEFTEQAVFEFLTERGGRVRQIDLIDHFEAIFKDADSKKTFDKDTLLRFVDNVAVVKLVDGVKFVSLKKECNGSLMRAVTNGHDKECNGNGVGTEESSLSEQGLQTETEHAEVGTNNINTMHKQTVATAKSDSNGNSDIKYKALDNASPVYGNNHPCIEEEPAVSPKETAVDYPSGEVKLRDRRRRESAPAIGLEHDSASLGGLHGQVRGGRRVSRGSQRALLTSGLSEDSVWEGLDSGCVSGDGSTPKGSRRNFIELMMSSSPQVRRSLIHRGSRLRDSVRSDGDSTSLLSSADDADCASVALDPLEHEWMLCSSDGLWDSLQPLLSLEPSLISKRDFVTGFTCLHWAAKQGKQELLAQLLAFAKENSVPAGVNARSSAGYTPLHLAAMHGHTQVVRILMSDWEADTEARDYSGRKASQYLPSAVAADLPEGSAVSPGGYSDPENTDSGTGRWRFPRVLQSNLNPLRLLNMPTEGTGEGSGTGKSKGMHRKSSLSRINARLHRGRSRTQIIHSTSFREAGEVNGGDNSPTSPLKPRPLSNLFG